The Flexivirga oryzae genome has a segment encoding these proteins:
- a CDS encoding MFS transporter, translated as MTMTELAPPRAGRREWVAFTVLALPLLLVSMDVSVLYFAAPEISRDLHASSTQQLWIFDVYGFVLAGMLITMGAVADRIGPRRLLLVGAACFSATSLLAAYAGSAAHLIVARGILGVAGATLMPSTLSMLRSLFPDERQRGQAIGAWTGIMTGGIALGPVLSGVLLQHFWWGSVFLINLPAMALLLVLGPILLPRGERREQPLDLPSSALSLTGVLCTIYGIKQWAADGFELRWAVAIAIGGAVLVAFAHRQFRDAHPMVPPTLLRNRSYCAALLGNTVCSFALVGNAVLFTAYLQLVLGYDPLAAALWSIAPTVCVGAVAPFAAPLGVRLGKPLAAALGLGAGACGFGILATVGTSSLWRALIGAGVLAAGLVVTMTLASELVLSSVDEGQAGRGASVSEAASELGGALGIALLGSIAAAGYRAQAADTLPAAVAHGPAGGSLAQAVGVAAGLPDSLAQQVLSAARSSYVHGVHLAVLAGLVLLAGASLALCRSLRRQPGR; from the coding sequence ATGACCATGACCGAACTCGCACCACCACGGGCCGGGCGCAGGGAGTGGGTGGCGTTCACCGTGCTGGCGCTGCCGCTGCTGCTGGTCTCGATGGACGTGTCCGTCCTCTACTTCGCGGCGCCGGAGATCAGCCGTGATCTGCACGCGTCCAGCACCCAGCAGCTGTGGATCTTCGACGTCTACGGCTTCGTGCTGGCCGGCATGCTCATCACGATGGGCGCGGTCGCGGACCGCATCGGGCCGCGGCGGCTGTTGTTGGTCGGTGCAGCGTGCTTCTCGGCGACCTCGCTGCTCGCGGCATACGCCGGAAGTGCCGCGCACCTGATCGTCGCCCGCGGCATCCTCGGGGTCGCCGGTGCCACCCTGATGCCGTCCACCCTGTCGATGCTGCGGTCGCTCTTCCCCGACGAGCGTCAGCGCGGCCAGGCGATCGGCGCGTGGACCGGCATCATGACCGGCGGCATCGCACTCGGCCCGGTACTGAGCGGCGTTCTGCTGCAACACTTCTGGTGGGGGTCAGTCTTCCTGATCAACCTCCCGGCCATGGCTCTCCTGCTCGTCCTCGGACCGATCCTGCTCCCCCGCGGCGAGCGACGCGAGCAGCCATTGGACCTGCCGAGCTCGGCACTCTCGCTCACCGGTGTGCTGTGCACCATTTACGGCATCAAGCAGTGGGCGGCAGACGGTTTCGAGCTGCGTTGGGCCGTCGCGATCGCGATCGGCGGCGCCGTCCTGGTCGCGTTCGCGCACCGGCAGTTCCGCGACGCCCACCCGATGGTGCCGCCGACGCTGCTGCGCAACCGGAGCTACTGCGCGGCCCTGCTGGGCAACACCGTCTGCTCGTTCGCGCTGGTCGGCAACGCCGTCCTGTTCACGGCCTACCTGCAGCTGGTGCTCGGTTACGACCCGCTCGCTGCCGCGCTCTGGAGCATCGCGCCGACGGTGTGCGTCGGCGCCGTGGCGCCGTTCGCCGCACCGCTGGGTGTGCGCCTGGGCAAGCCGCTCGCAGCGGCGCTCGGCCTCGGTGCGGGTGCGTGCGGTTTCGGCATCCTGGCGACGGTCGGCACGTCGTCGCTGTGGAGGGCTCTCATCGGCGCCGGAGTGCTCGCGGCCGGACTCGTCGTGACGATGACGCTGGCCAGTGAGCTCGTCCTGTCGAGCGTCGACGAAGGGCAGGCCGGTCGCGGAGCGTCGGTCTCCGAGGCCGCGAGCGAGCTCGGCGGCGCCCTCGGCATCGCGCTGCTGGGCAGCATCGCGGCGGCCGGATACCGGGCGCAGGCGGCCGACACCCTTCCGGCAGCCGTGGCCCACGGCCCGGCGGGCGGGTCACTGGCTCAGGCCGTGGGAGTCGCAGCCGGTCTGCCGGATTCGCTGGCACAGCAGGTGTTGTCGGCTGCGCGCTCGTCCTACGTCCACGGTGTGCACCTCGCGGTGCTGGCCGGCCTGGTCCTGCTGGCCGGAGCGTCACTGGCCCTCTGCCGCAGCCTGCGACGTCAGCCCGGCAGATGA
- a CDS encoding TetR/AcrR family transcriptional regulator, whose product MRALWGVDDKPRRGPKPSVTIREIVTVATELADESGLDAVTMAAVAKRLQLTTMALYRHVDSRQDLVAVAGDTALGLPPQRSRRSGWRRQVNEWARAEFARLRAHPWVLDIILEGPPTGPNTIAWMDSGMQAIGSTGLDPQSAASALLVVDGFVRSMVTQARQYGDGTGWAHALASVVDPGEFPAVSAALSAGTFEDDDESFPSEQDIDFGLGLILDGIDRLVTAPARR is encoded by the coding sequence ATGCGCGCGCTCTGGGGGGTGGACGACAAACCCCGCCGTGGCCCGAAGCCATCGGTGACCATTCGTGAGATCGTAACAGTCGCAACGGAACTCGCCGATGAGAGTGGGCTCGACGCGGTGACCATGGCGGCAGTGGCGAAGCGCCTGCAGTTGACCACGATGGCGCTCTATCGGCACGTCGACTCCCGTCAGGACCTGGTCGCGGTCGCCGGAGACACGGCGCTCGGCCTTCCTCCGCAGCGGTCCCGGCGCAGCGGCTGGCGGCGACAGGTCAATGAGTGGGCACGTGCCGAGTTCGCACGCCTGCGGGCACACCCCTGGGTCCTGGACATCATCCTGGAAGGCCCGCCCACCGGACCGAACACGATCGCGTGGATGGACAGCGGCATGCAGGCGATCGGCAGCACCGGGCTCGACCCGCAATCGGCGGCGTCCGCGCTCCTCGTCGTGGACGGTTTCGTCCGGAGCATGGTCACCCAGGCCCGTCAGTACGGCGACGGCACCGGCTGGGCCCACGCGCTCGCGTCGGTCGTCGACCCCGGCGAATTCCCTGCCGTGTCGGCCGCGCTGTCGGCCGGCACGTTCGAGGACGACGACGAGAGCTTCCCGAGCGAGCAGGACATCGACTTCGGCCTCGGGCTGATCCTGGACGGCATCGACCGGCTGGTCACCGCACCGGCGCGCCGATGA
- a CDS encoding coenzyme F420-0:L-glutamate ligase: MISIRPLAVATEVTPETDLPALLAGLLRPSADPRDGVVPTLLPGDILVVTSKVVSKWLGLYAEPGVDRADLVLQQSRSVVAERATEGGVTRVVHATAGPVMAGAGIDASNSGDDRLLLLPDDADAVAARLRHEVAKLLGRPVDFAVVLSDTSGRAWRAGLTDFALGAAGLRPIDDLRGLPDTAGRDLAVTIRNIADEVAAAADLVKGKVDRVPVAVVSGLAGFVTADDGPGAGVLVRTGPTDWFGLGRAEAVRAALGVPPGSAVSARVGIESTTPEPLRERAARALRVALAAGDQVEAELNGPTESSLAVRLRSADPVALGRVWARLEAALAGERAEWVAARHDHDVTVTISQ, encoded by the coding sequence ATGATCTCGATCCGACCGCTCGCAGTCGCGACCGAGGTCACGCCGGAGACCGACCTGCCCGCCCTCCTTGCCGGACTGCTCCGGCCGTCGGCCGATCCACGCGACGGCGTCGTCCCGACGCTCCTGCCCGGTGACATCCTCGTGGTCACCAGCAAGGTGGTCTCCAAATGGCTCGGGCTGTATGCCGAGCCAGGGGTCGACCGCGCGGATCTCGTGCTGCAGCAGTCCCGTTCGGTGGTCGCCGAGCGAGCGACGGAGGGCGGCGTGACCCGTGTCGTGCATGCGACGGCGGGACCGGTCATGGCCGGCGCGGGCATCGACGCCTCCAACTCCGGCGACGACCGGCTCCTGCTGCTGCCCGACGACGCCGATGCCGTGGCCGCACGTCTGCGGCACGAGGTGGCGAAGCTGCTCGGCCGTCCGGTCGACTTCGCGGTCGTACTGTCCGACACGTCCGGCCGCGCGTGGCGTGCCGGGCTCACCGACTTCGCGCTCGGCGCCGCGGGTCTTCGCCCGATCGACGACCTGCGGGGCCTGCCCGACACCGCCGGCCGCGATCTCGCGGTCACGATCCGCAACATCGCCGACGAGGTCGCCGCGGCCGCCGATCTGGTCAAGGGCAAGGTCGATCGGGTGCCTGTCGCCGTGGTGTCCGGCCTCGCCGGTTTCGTGACCGCCGACGACGGGCCGGGGGCGGGCGTGCTGGTGCGCACCGGTCCGACGGACTGGTTCGGCCTGGGGCGCGCGGAGGCGGTCCGTGCTGCGCTCGGCGTGCCACCGGGAAGCGCCGTTTCGGCCCGGGTCGGCATCGAGTCGACCACGCCGGAACCGTTGCGCGAGCGCGCTGCTCGCGCGTTGCGCGTTGCGCTCGCCGCCGGCGATCAGGTCGAGGCGGAGCTGAACGGGCCGACCGAATCGTCACTCGCCGTCCGCCTGCGCAGTGCGGACCCCGTTGCGCTCGGTCGCGTATGGGCCCGCCTGGAGGCCGCCCTGGCCGGTGAGCGCGCCGAGTGGGTCGCCGCGCGGCACGACCACGACGTCACGGTGACCATCTCGCAGTGA
- the cofD gene encoding 2-phospho-L-lactate transferase — translation MRITALAGGVGGARFLRGLLHHLSARSDGPHSLTVIGNTGDDITLFGLRVCPDLDTLLYTLGGGVHEGQGWGRADETFVVQSELAAYGAQPQWFGLGDRDFGTHIARSQWLGQGMTLSAVIARLAERWGLPGRGVTLLPMTDAPVETHVVIDEGDSERAIHFQQWWVQHQAALPAKRFVVAGLNQAAAAPGVLDAIRTADLVLLPPSNPVVSIGIILSVPGVRDAMRGTTAPVVGVSPLVGGAPVRGHADACLSAIGVPVTPDGVAGLYADFLDGWLVDKADEAAMADSDLSVRAIPLLMTDIEAAAEMASEAVELGLSLRR, via the coding sequence ATGCGCATCACCGCACTCGCCGGGGGTGTCGGCGGCGCCCGATTCCTCCGCGGTCTCCTTCATCACCTGTCGGCTCGAAGTGACGGCCCGCACTCGCTGACCGTGATCGGGAACACCGGCGACGACATCACCCTCTTCGGCCTGCGCGTGTGCCCGGACCTCGACACGTTGCTCTACACCCTGGGCGGTGGCGTGCACGAAGGCCAGGGCTGGGGCCGGGCGGACGAGACGTTCGTCGTCCAGTCGGAGCTCGCGGCATACGGCGCCCAGCCGCAGTGGTTCGGCCTCGGCGACCGCGACTTCGGCACCCATATCGCGCGCAGCCAGTGGCTCGGTCAGGGTATGACGCTCAGCGCCGTCATCGCGCGCCTCGCGGAGCGCTGGGGCCTGCCCGGGCGCGGTGTCACGCTGCTGCCGATGACCGACGCGCCCGTCGAGACGCACGTGGTGATCGACGAGGGAGACTCCGAGCGCGCCATCCACTTCCAGCAGTGGTGGGTCCAGCATCAGGCGGCACTGCCCGCGAAGCGTTTCGTGGTCGCGGGGCTGAACCAGGCTGCTGCGGCGCCCGGGGTGCTCGACGCGATCCGCACCGCGGACCTCGTCCTGCTGCCGCCCAGCAATCCGGTCGTCTCGATCGGCATCATCCTCTCGGTGCCGGGGGTGCGGGATGCGATGCGCGGCACCACGGCACCGGTGGTCGGCGTGAGCCCACTCGTCGGGGGCGCCCCCGTGCGTGGGCACGCCGACGCATGCCTGTCGGCCATCGGCGTGCCGGTCACGCCCGACGGCGTCGCCGGCCTCTACGCCGACTTCCTCGACGGTTGGCTGGTCGACAAGGCCGACGAGGCGGCGATGGCAGACAGCGACCTCAGCGTGCGCGCGATCCCGCTGCTGATGACGGACATCGAGGCGGCCGCCGAGATGGCCTCCGAGGCGGTCGAACTCGGCCTGTCCCTGCGTCGATGA
- a CDS encoding WhiB family transcriptional regulator, translating into MQEFTLLTLLHEGLEQEEDETALSWQERALCAQTDPEAFFPEKGGSTREAKKVCIGCEVKAECLEYALAHDERFGIWGGLSERERRKLKKRAV; encoded by the coding sequence GTGCAGGAGTTCACACTTTTGACCCTCTTGCACGAGGGGCTCGAGCAGGAAGAAGACGAGACAGCGCTTTCGTGGCAGGAGCGCGCACTGTGCGCGCAGACCGACCCGGAGGCGTTCTTCCCGGAAAAGGGTGGTTCCACCCGAGAGGCCAAGAAGGTCTGCATCGGATGCGAAGTCAAGGCCGAGTGCCTCGAGTACGCCCTCGCTCACGACGAACGCTTCGGCATCTGGGGCGGTCTGTCCGAGCGTGAGCGTCGCAAGTTGAAGAAGCGGGCGGTCTGA
- a CDS encoding glycosyltransferase, which produces MATDEEATDFTVTALLVVQHGDHPRLTDTLESLVAATRHPERLVVIDATPDRDLPALLADHPAIGSADWAVSVVTVPPGTPFAEIVDTAVTALPPPGENAVVALRPRRRARKRPVRPRDRDEWLWLLHEDTAPAPDALDGLVTIVSASDRIGIAGCKVLDRDDPTRLVNVGIDLTRAGRHVGDRMQGEPDQGQHDDRRDVLAVSSAGMLIRRDVYLSLGGFDPAFDGDGDGLDVSWRAHLIGRQVIVVPAARAHQDLVGKDSDVDRPAPRTLRRHRQVALARCSLLALPFMALWILLSCTVLGVVLLLLKRPRRSLAEFAQATAPFGLIRILGARWRFVGRASTRRRNLRGIFVPWRGAVEHAVATVGDAITPEPTRRDIPATEPVETGPVADDAESMPVGPGRGGVLRNPGLWVVLALLAAAGACWRDLITGGALRGTGNGLTGGALQPFTTDATGVWRMWRDAWTGPGLGQPGSATPYLVLLAPLAWLTQQLPGVNGSASGAAVVTWLLVLAMPLSGLVAYRAGRIATHARWPRAAAALAWASLPTLTTAVAAGRLGPVVAHIVFPFALAGAFEVGRRRASTPVTCGTVLAAAVVGAFAPPLLVVTSLVGVVIALIGPGWARLRGLAVAVLPWALLGWWTRALFTDWRPLLAGPGGLDTVHATPPWQLVLLHPGGPGSYAVLAGVPVLALGIAGLVRNGFGKASTGLALLGLLGLAAALGAGHVHLVQWSDGPRTPWSGLGLDVFAAALIGAALVGLRGVLAERPGRAPVLERRLAVGVTTAATLVFAAITALAAWQATPTGTVHPAPAAASSVVTEQLTGPTAVRYLRLTIADSGTITYTLVGRETGLPATGLTQPVPGGGAPTARVTETLLQADRADEAAAALRSLGVGFVVIDGPGDRSAITATLRQVAGLTQISAAARAGVWRVAPATTQDGATVVASSRVWLEHDGAPIAQVPSTTAHARTVTRLPAGVQGRQLVISEGVGWRDHGRVTVDGHRVSAVVRDGSLTYPMPAAGGRLVIDPGLQHPHVVLGQGALAALLLFLAIPFGNRRSRRTL; this is translated from the coding sequence TTGGCGACCGATGAAGAGGCCACCGATTTCACGGTCACCGCGCTTCTCGTCGTCCAGCACGGTGACCACCCACGTCTCACGGACACGCTCGAATCGCTGGTGGCCGCCACCCGGCACCCCGAGCGGCTCGTCGTCATCGATGCCACACCGGACCGTGATCTGCCGGCGTTGCTCGCCGACCACCCCGCGATCGGCTCCGCGGACTGGGCGGTCTCGGTGGTCACCGTCCCGCCCGGGACGCCGTTCGCCGAGATCGTCGACACCGCGGTCACGGCACTGCCGCCCCCCGGTGAGAACGCCGTGGTGGCGTTGCGGCCCCGTCGCAGGGCGCGCAAACGCCCGGTTCGACCTCGCGACCGGGACGAGTGGCTCTGGCTGCTGCACGAGGACACCGCACCGGCGCCGGACGCGCTCGACGGGCTGGTCACCATCGTGTCGGCCAGCGACCGCATCGGCATCGCCGGTTGCAAGGTCCTGGACCGCGACGACCCGACCCGATTGGTCAACGTCGGCATCGACCTGACCCGCGCCGGTCGCCACGTCGGCGACCGGATGCAGGGCGAGCCCGACCAGGGCCAGCACGACGACCGGCGTGACGTGCTGGCCGTCAGCAGTGCCGGGATGCTGATCCGGCGTGACGTCTATCTCAGCCTCGGCGGCTTCGATCCCGCCTTCGACGGCGACGGCGACGGGCTGGATGTCTCGTGGCGTGCCCACCTGATCGGCCGGCAGGTGATCGTCGTCCCGGCGGCACGGGCGCACCAGGACCTGGTCGGCAAGGACAGTGACGTCGATCGTCCGGCGCCACGCACCCTGCGCCGGCACCGGCAGGTCGCTCTCGCGCGCTGCTCGCTGCTCGCCCTGCCCTTCATGGCACTGTGGATCCTGCTCAGTTGCACCGTCCTCGGCGTCGTCCTGTTGTTGTTGAAGCGGCCGCGCCGGTCCCTCGCCGAGTTCGCCCAGGCCACAGCACCGTTCGGTCTCATCCGAATCCTCGGCGCACGGTGGCGGTTCGTCGGGCGTGCGTCGACCCGACGCCGCAACCTGCGTGGCATCTTCGTGCCGTGGCGCGGCGCTGTCGAACACGCCGTGGCCACCGTCGGTGACGCGATCACACCGGAGCCGACCCGTCGGGACATCCCGGCCACCGAACCGGTCGAGACCGGACCGGTCGCGGACGATGCCGAGTCCATGCCGGTCGGGCCCGGTCGGGGCGGTGTGCTGCGCAATCCGGGCCTGTGGGTCGTCCTGGCGCTCCTCGCCGCGGCCGGGGCGTGCTGGCGCGATCTGATCACCGGGGGCGCGCTGCGCGGCACCGGCAACGGCCTGACCGGCGGAGCGCTGCAACCCTTCACCACCGACGCCACCGGGGTATGGCGGATGTGGCGCGACGCCTGGACGGGACCCGGGCTGGGGCAGCCCGGATCGGCCACGCCATACCTGGTGCTGCTGGCGCCGTTGGCCTGGCTGACGCAACAGCTTCCGGGTGTCAACGGGTCGGCCTCGGGAGCGGCCGTCGTGACCTGGCTGCTGGTGCTGGCCATGCCGCTGTCCGGGCTGGTGGCCTACCGCGCCGGACGGATCGCGACCCACGCGCGGTGGCCGCGAGCCGCCGCCGCCCTCGCCTGGGCGAGCCTGCCGACCCTGACCACTGCCGTCGCGGCCGGCCGGCTGGGTCCGGTCGTCGCGCACATCGTCTTCCCGTTCGCGCTCGCCGGCGCGTTCGAGGTCGGACGCCGCCGGGCGAGCACCCCGGTCACCTGCGGGACGGTGCTCGCCGCAGCCGTGGTGGGTGCGTTCGCCCCGCCGCTGCTGGTCGTGACCTCCCTCGTCGGCGTCGTCATCGCGCTGATCGGGCCCGGCTGGGCGCGGTTGCGGGGCCTCGCCGTCGCCGTGCTGCCCTGGGCGCTCCTCGGCTGGTGGACCCGTGCGCTGTTCACCGACTGGCGGCCCCTGCTGGCCGGCCCGGGCGGCCTCGACACGGTCCACGCCACACCGCCCTGGCAGTTGGTGTTGTTGCATCCGGGCGGCCCCGGCTCCTACGCCGTGCTCGCCGGCGTCCCGGTGCTGGCGCTCGGCATCGCCGGGCTGGTGAGGAACGGGTTCGGGAAGGCGTCGACCGGGCTCGCGCTGCTCGGGCTGCTGGGTCTGGCCGCGGCGCTCGGCGCCGGCCACGTGCACCTGGTGCAGTGGTCCGACGGCCCGCGCACACCGTGGAGCGGGCTCGGCCTCGATGTCTTCGCGGCCGCGCTGATCGGCGCCGCGTTGGTCGGGTTGCGCGGCGTGCTCGCCGAGCGGCCGGGTCGCGCACCGGTCCTCGAGCGTCGCCTTGCCGTCGGCGTCACGACCGCGGCCACCCTGGTGTTCGCCGCGATCACGGCCCTGGCCGCGTGGCAGGCGACACCCACCGGGACCGTGCACCCGGCACCGGCCGCTGCGTCGAGCGTCGTCACCGAGCAACTCACCGGTCCCACCGCCGTGCGCTACCTGCGGCTGACGATCGCGGACTCCGGCACCATCACCTACACGCTGGTCGGCCGGGAGACCGGTCTTCCGGCCACCGGGCTCACGCAACCGGTGCCCGGCGGCGGTGCCCCGACCGCACGGGTGACCGAGACCCTGCTGCAGGCGGACCGGGCCGACGAGGCAGCCGCGGCGTTGCGGTCGCTCGGGGTCGGGTTCGTCGTCATCGACGGTCCGGGTGATCGTTCCGCCATCACGGCGACGCTGCGCCAGGTCGCCGGCCTCACCCAGATCTCCGCCGCGGCACGTGCGGGCGTATGGCGGGTCGCCCCCGCCACAACCCAGGACGGCGCCACCGTCGTCGCGAGCAGCCGGGTCTGGCTGGAGCACGACGGCGCCCCGATCGCCCAGGTCCCGTCGACCACCGCACATGCACGCACCGTCACCCGCCTCCCTGCAGGCGTGCAGGGCCGCCAGTTGGTGATCTCCGAAGGTGTCGGGTGGCGCGACCACGGGCGGGTCACGGTCGACGGGCACCGGGTCAGCGCGGTCGTCCGCGACGGTTCGTTGACCTACCCGATGCCTGCGGCGGGCGGCCGGCTGGTGATCGATCCCGGTCTGCAGCACCCCCACGTCGTGCTCGGCCAGGGAGCGCTCGCAGCGCTGCTGCTCTTCCTCGCCATACCCTTCGGGAACCGACGGTCGCGGAGGACGCTGTGA